In Acropora palmata chromosome 7, jaAcrPala1.3, whole genome shotgun sequence, one genomic interval encodes:
- the LOC141886195 gene encoding REST corepressor 3-like isoform X3 — MLLWHKHNLDKSLTDLANFTPFPDEWSMEDKILFEQAYSSHGKSFKRIQQTLPDKSVATLVKYYYSWKKTRSRTSLIDRQAKRMAVQKEPINEPESDNSDSSDSDFEPEKETRQSNGQSKPKLINKQPPVQRTQQTASISGPCVNCHTQSSQLHSTQKGNMCSACYQFLRRTGTLRQRHEGRETRTGHRGNKVKRKAPKGMVLSQDYLIAVSGTHGDSHVRPLEMEIVNLKRQVQMNKQSISQNKYQLDSGIEVFRQGDQNTKNNARWSNEELLLAVQSVRRYGKDFQAMAEVLGNKSVSQCRNFFVNYKRRFNLQQVLEEYEAEQGITSSERKEDELQVLQMSGSPAGSSGNSSPSQPDRASPSFPAQGMAGQPPPLLKPSGSQAQRHPPPMQTQGGVPRSGQGGLQGPPPLIKPLVRPIQPQPLRAQVSPMMRQSPPSHLIHPMMDQKSPGVPMGRCESPHNVTGTSPLRQARSGI; from the exons ATGCTGTTGTGGCACAAACACAACCTGGACAAGTCATTGACAGATTTGGCTAACTTCACTCCTTTTCCAG ATGAATGGAGCATGGAAGATAAAATTCTTTTTGAACAAGCCTACAGTTCTCATGGAAAGAGTTTCAAGCGCATTCAACAAACG TTACCAGATAAATCAGTGGCTACTCTTGTCAAATATTACTACTCttggaagaaaacaagaagtCGAACCAGTTTAATTGATCGTCAAGCAAAGAGAATGGCTGTTCAAAAAGAACCTATTAA TGAACCAGAGAGTGACAACAGTGACTCAAGTGATAGTGATTTCGAACCTGAGAAGGAG ACAAGACAAAGCAATGGTCAAAGCAAACCAAAACTAATAAACAAACAGCCACCAGTGCAG agGACGCAACAAACAGCAAGCATATCAGGTCCTTGTGTTAACTGTCACACTCAATCCAGCCAGCTTCATTCCACACAAAAGGGAAATATGTGCAGTGCTTGCTATCAATTTTTAAG ACGAACAGGAACCTTACGACAAAGACACGAGGGAAGGGAAACAAGAACTGGTCACAGAggaaataaagtaaagagaaAGGCACCAAAG GGAATGGTTCTTTCGCAAGATTATCTCATAGCTGTATCTGGAACCCATGGCGACAGCCATGTGCGACCTCTAGAGATGGAAATAGTGAATTTAAAGAGACAGGTACAAATGAACAAGCAGTCAATAAGCCAAAACAAATACCAGTTGGACAGTGGAATTGAAGTCTTCCGTCAAGGAGAT CAAAATACCAAAAATAATGCCAGGTGGTCAAATGAAGAATTGTTATTAGCTGTCCAAT CTGTGCGCCGCTACGGGAAAGATTTCCAAGCCATGGCTGAAGTGTTAGGCAACAAAAGTGTCAGCCAGTGCCGCAACTTCTTTGTGAACTACAAACGTCGTTTCAATCTGCAGCAAGTTCTAGAAGAGTACGAGGCAGAGCAGGGAATAACCAGCAGTGAAAGGAAAGAGGATGAGTTGCAGGTGCTGCAAATGTCAGGGTCACCCGCTGGAAGCAGTGGAAACTCATCACCAAGTCAACCAGACAGGGCCTCACCTTCTTTTCCCGCTCAGG GTATGGCTGGTCAACCTCCTCCTTTATTGAAACCTTCAGGATCACAGGCTCAGCGACATCCTCCTCCAATGCAAACCCAAGGAGGGGTACCTCGGTCGGGCCAAGGTGGTCTCCAGGGTCCTCCACCACTGATAAAACCATTGGTGCGGCCAATTCAGCCTCAG CCTCTACGAGCTCAAGTCAGTCCCATGATGCGACAGTCGCCTCCTTCTCATTTAATTCATCCGATGATGGACCAAAAATCCCCTGGGGTCCCCATGGGAAGATGTGAATCACCCCACAACGTGACTGGTACCTCTCCGCTAAGGCAGGCACGCTCTGGCATTTAA
- the LOC141886195 gene encoding REST corepressor 1-like isoform X2, which yields MKDKRDNKQPQYRKEAVKEPGMRVGREFQAIIPDLVSENKEDAKHDPHLKHNALLVWSPVDEIPNSKLDDYVHVAKDKHGYNVEQALGMLLWHKHNLDKSLTDLANFTPFPDEWSMEDKILFEQAYSSHGKSFKRIQQTLPDKSVATLVKYYYSWKKTRSRTSLIDRQAKRMAVQKEPINEPESDNSDSSDSDFEPEKETRQSNGQSKPKLINKQPPVQRTQQTASISGPCVNCHTQSSQLHSTQKGNMCSACYQFLRRTGTLRQRHEGRETRTGHRGNKVKRKAPKGMVLSQDYLIAVSGTHGDSHVRPLEMEIVNLKRQVQMNKQSISQNKYQLDSGIEVFRQGDQNTKNNARWSNEELLLAVQSVRRYGKDFQAMAEVLGNKSVSQCRNFFVNYKRRFNLQQVLEEYEAEQGITSSERKEDELQVLQMSGSPAGSSGNSSPSQPDRASPSFPAQGMAGQPPPLLKPSGSQAQRHPPPMQTQGGVPRSGQGGLQGPPPLIKPLVRPIQPQPLRAQVSPMMRQSPPSHLIHPMMDQKSPGVPMGRCESPHNVTGTSPLRQARSGI from the exons ATGAAAG ACAAGAGGGATAACAAGCAACCTCAGTACAGGAAGGAGGCAGTGAAAG aacCCGGTATGCGAGTTGGACGTGAGTTTCAAGCCATTATTCCGGACCTTGTTTCAGAAA acaaAGAAGATGCAAAACATGATCCACATCTTAAACATAATGCACTTCTTGTTTGGTCTCCAGTAGATGAAATTCCAAATTCTAAAT TGGATGACTATGTTCACGTTGCTAAGGATAAACATGGATACAATGTTGAACAG GCTCTTGGAATGCTGTTGTGGCACAAACACAACCTGGACAAGTCATTGACAGATTTGGCTAACTTCACTCCTTTTCCAG ATGAATGGAGCATGGAAGATAAAATTCTTTTTGAACAAGCCTACAGTTCTCATGGAAAGAGTTTCAAGCGCATTCAACAAACG TTACCAGATAAATCAGTGGCTACTCTTGTCAAATATTACTACTCttggaagaaaacaagaagtCGAACCAGTTTAATTGATCGTCAAGCAAAGAGAATGGCTGTTCAAAAAGAACCTATTAA TGAACCAGAGAGTGACAACAGTGACTCAAGTGATAGTGATTTCGAACCTGAGAAGGAG ACAAGACAAAGCAATGGTCAAAGCAAACCAAAACTAATAAACAAACAGCCACCAGTGCAG agGACGCAACAAACAGCAAGCATATCAGGTCCTTGTGTTAACTGTCACACTCAATCCAGCCAGCTTCATTCCACACAAAAGGGAAATATGTGCAGTGCTTGCTATCAATTTTTAAG ACGAACAGGAACCTTACGACAAAGACACGAGGGAAGGGAAACAAGAACTGGTCACAGAggaaataaagtaaagagaaAGGCACCAAAG GGAATGGTTCTTTCGCAAGATTATCTCATAGCTGTATCTGGAACCCATGGCGACAGCCATGTGCGACCTCTAGAGATGGAAATAGTGAATTTAAAGAGACAGGTACAAATGAACAAGCAGTCAATAAGCCAAAACAAATACCAGTTGGACAGTGGAATTGAAGTCTTCCGTCAAGGAGAT CAAAATACCAAAAATAATGCCAGGTGGTCAAATGAAGAATTGTTATTAGCTGTCCAAT CTGTGCGCCGCTACGGGAAAGATTTCCAAGCCATGGCTGAAGTGTTAGGCAACAAAAGTGTCAGCCAGTGCCGCAACTTCTTTGTGAACTACAAACGTCGTTTCAATCTGCAGCAAGTTCTAGAAGAGTACGAGGCAGAGCAGGGAATAACCAGCAGTGAAAGGAAAGAGGATGAGTTGCAGGTGCTGCAAATGTCAGGGTCACCCGCTGGAAGCAGTGGAAACTCATCACCAAGTCAACCAGACAGGGCCTCACCTTCTTTTCCCGCTCAGG GTATGGCTGGTCAACCTCCTCCTTTATTGAAACCTTCAGGATCACAGGCTCAGCGACATCCTCCTCCAATGCAAACCCAAGGAGGGGTACCTCGGTCGGGCCAAGGTGGTCTCCAGGGTCCTCCACCACTGATAAAACCATTGGTGCGGCCAATTCAGCCTCAG CCTCTACGAGCTCAAGTCAGTCCCATGATGCGACAGTCGCCTCCTTCTCATTTAATTCATCCGATGATGGACCAAAAATCCCCTGGGGTCCCCATGGGAAGATGTGAATCACCCCACAACGTGACTGGTACCTCTCCGCTAAGGCAGGCACGCTCTGGCATTTAA
- the LOC141886195 gene encoding REST corepressor 1-like isoform X1, with the protein MASETKTSIMAHSKVDGKNKDASNEMELDNNQHVSKVDSDSDGEYHEPGMRVGREFQAIIPDLVSENKEDAKHDPHLKHNALLVWSPVDEIPNSKLDDYVHVAKDKHGYNVEQALGMLLWHKHNLDKSLTDLANFTPFPDEWSMEDKILFEQAYSSHGKSFKRIQQTLPDKSVATLVKYYYSWKKTRSRTSLIDRQAKRMAVQKEPINEPESDNSDSSDSDFEPEKETRQSNGQSKPKLINKQPPVQRTQQTASISGPCVNCHTQSSQLHSTQKGNMCSACYQFLRRTGTLRQRHEGRETRTGHRGNKVKRKAPKGMVLSQDYLIAVSGTHGDSHVRPLEMEIVNLKRQVQMNKQSISQNKYQLDSGIEVFRQGDQNTKNNARWSNEELLLAVQSVRRYGKDFQAMAEVLGNKSVSQCRNFFVNYKRRFNLQQVLEEYEAEQGITSSERKEDELQVLQMSGSPAGSSGNSSPSQPDRASPSFPAQGMAGQPPPLLKPSGSQAQRHPPPMQTQGGVPRSGQGGLQGPPPLIKPLVRPIQPQPLRAQVSPMMRQSPPSHLIHPMMDQKSPGVPMGRCESPHNVTGTSPLRQARSGI; encoded by the exons ATGGCTTCGGAAACGAAGACATCGATCATGGCTCATTCCAAAGTGGATGGGAAGAATAAAGATGCATCCAATGAAATGGAGCTTGACAATAATCAACACGTGTCCAAAGTAGATAGTGATAGCGATGGAGAATATCATG aacCCGGTATGCGAGTTGGACGTGAGTTTCAAGCCATTATTCCGGACCTTGTTTCAGAAA acaaAGAAGATGCAAAACATGATCCACATCTTAAACATAATGCACTTCTTGTTTGGTCTCCAGTAGATGAAATTCCAAATTCTAAAT TGGATGACTATGTTCACGTTGCTAAGGATAAACATGGATACAATGTTGAACAG GCTCTTGGAATGCTGTTGTGGCACAAACACAACCTGGACAAGTCATTGACAGATTTGGCTAACTTCACTCCTTTTCCAG ATGAATGGAGCATGGAAGATAAAATTCTTTTTGAACAAGCCTACAGTTCTCATGGAAAGAGTTTCAAGCGCATTCAACAAACG TTACCAGATAAATCAGTGGCTACTCTTGTCAAATATTACTACTCttggaagaaaacaagaagtCGAACCAGTTTAATTGATCGTCAAGCAAAGAGAATGGCTGTTCAAAAAGAACCTATTAA TGAACCAGAGAGTGACAACAGTGACTCAAGTGATAGTGATTTCGAACCTGAGAAGGAG ACAAGACAAAGCAATGGTCAAAGCAAACCAAAACTAATAAACAAACAGCCACCAGTGCAG agGACGCAACAAACAGCAAGCATATCAGGTCCTTGTGTTAACTGTCACACTCAATCCAGCCAGCTTCATTCCACACAAAAGGGAAATATGTGCAGTGCTTGCTATCAATTTTTAAG ACGAACAGGAACCTTACGACAAAGACACGAGGGAAGGGAAACAAGAACTGGTCACAGAggaaataaagtaaagagaaAGGCACCAAAG GGAATGGTTCTTTCGCAAGATTATCTCATAGCTGTATCTGGAACCCATGGCGACAGCCATGTGCGACCTCTAGAGATGGAAATAGTGAATTTAAAGAGACAGGTACAAATGAACAAGCAGTCAATAAGCCAAAACAAATACCAGTTGGACAGTGGAATTGAAGTCTTCCGTCAAGGAGAT CAAAATACCAAAAATAATGCCAGGTGGTCAAATGAAGAATTGTTATTAGCTGTCCAAT CTGTGCGCCGCTACGGGAAAGATTTCCAAGCCATGGCTGAAGTGTTAGGCAACAAAAGTGTCAGCCAGTGCCGCAACTTCTTTGTGAACTACAAACGTCGTTTCAATCTGCAGCAAGTTCTAGAAGAGTACGAGGCAGAGCAGGGAATAACCAGCAGTGAAAGGAAAGAGGATGAGTTGCAGGTGCTGCAAATGTCAGGGTCACCCGCTGGAAGCAGTGGAAACTCATCACCAAGTCAACCAGACAGGGCCTCACCTTCTTTTCCCGCTCAGG GTATGGCTGGTCAACCTCCTCCTTTATTGAAACCTTCAGGATCACAGGCTCAGCGACATCCTCCTCCAATGCAAACCCAAGGAGGGGTACCTCGGTCGGGCCAAGGTGGTCTCCAGGGTCCTCCACCACTGATAAAACCATTGGTGCGGCCAATTCAGCCTCAG CCTCTACGAGCTCAAGTCAGTCCCATGATGCGACAGTCGCCTCCTTCTCATTTAATTCATCCGATGATGGACCAAAAATCCCCTGGGGTCCCCATGGGAAGATGTGAATCACCCCACAACGTGACTGGTACCTCTCCGCTAAGGCAGGCACGCTCTGGCATTTAA
- the LOC141886192 gene encoding D-aminoacyl-tRNA deacylase 1-like isoform X2, producing the protein MRAVVQRVTTASVSVDGEVISSIGKGLCVLLGISKNDTPKEIDYMVKKILNLRVFDDDGSRWKKSVVDKNFEILCVSQFTLQAVLKGTKPDFHLAMGGDQSESFYQDFLQNLRSAYKEDAIKDGKFGAYMQVHIQNDGPVTISLETPHSKPVQDKQVKQVRGARKFQSNRTKTG; encoded by the exons ATGAGAGCAGTAGTTCAACGTGTCACAACTGCAAGTGTTTCTG TTGATGGAGAAGTGATAAGCTCAATTGGAAAAGGACTTTGTGTTCTGTTGGGAATTTCAAAGAATGATACTCCAAAGGAGATTGATTATAT GGTAAAGAAAATCCTTAATCTGAGAGTCTTTGATGATGATGGCTCAAGGTGGAAGAAGTCTGTTGTggacaaaaattttgaaattctttgTGTCAGTCAG TTCACTTTGCAAGCTGTTCTCAAAGGGACTAAACCTGACTTTCATTTGGCCATGGGCGGTGATCAAAGCGAGTCTTTCTATCAAGATTTTCTGCAGAATTTAAGGTCGGCATACAAAGAGGATGCTATAAAAG atggaaAATTTGGAGCGTATATGCAAGTCCACATTCAAAATGATGGCCCGGTAACCATATCATTGGAGACACCCCACTCTAAACCAGTACAAGACAAACAAGTGAAACAGGTACGCG GGGCAAGGAAGTTCCAAAGCAACAGGACGAAAACAGGATGA
- the LOC141886192 gene encoding D-aminoacyl-tRNA deacylase-like isoform X1, producing MRAVVQRVTTASVSVDGEVISSIGKGLCVLLGISKNDTPKEIDYMVKKILNLRVFDDDGSRWKKSVVDKNFEILCVSQFTLQAVLKGTKPDFHLAMGGDQSESFYQDFLQNLRSAYKEDAIKDGKFGAYMQVHIQNDGPVTISLETPHSKPVQDKQVKQGQGSSKATGRKQDEKGVCTASLVDQEKNDPEQNLVDVKGLSLDEK from the exons ATGAGAGCAGTAGTTCAACGTGTCACAACTGCAAGTGTTTCTG TTGATGGAGAAGTGATAAGCTCAATTGGAAAAGGACTTTGTGTTCTGTTGGGAATTTCAAAGAATGATACTCCAAAGGAGATTGATTATAT GGTAAAGAAAATCCTTAATCTGAGAGTCTTTGATGATGATGGCTCAAGGTGGAAGAAGTCTGTTGTggacaaaaattttgaaattctttgTGTCAGTCAG TTCACTTTGCAAGCTGTTCTCAAAGGGACTAAACCTGACTTTCATTTGGCCATGGGCGGTGATCAAAGCGAGTCTTTCTATCAAGATTTTCTGCAGAATTTAAGGTCGGCATACAAAGAGGATGCTATAAAAG atggaaAATTTGGAGCGTATATGCAAGTCCACATTCAAAATGATGGCCCGGTAACCATATCATTGGAGACACCCCACTCTAAACCAGTACAAGACAAACAAGTGAAACAG GGGCAAGGAAGTTCCAAAGCAACAGGACGAAAACAGGATGAGAAGGGAGTTTGTACAGCAAGCTTAGTGGATCAGGAAAAGAACGATCCTGAACAAAACTTAGTTGATGTCAAGGGGTTGAGTTTAGATGAAAAGTAG
- the LOC141886451 gene encoding uncharacterized protein LOC141886451 — translation MMQAARPRVLLAPLQVGVAVQLHHHFASRFLIDSLHRHGFCCSYQEVQKFGQNAAVNQGTDIPSHTSEFVQYVADNVDHNIRTLDGNDTFHGMGIIAAVTPGTTQSQLVPRRQVNAEDISTAGCIQIQHQGLANQGREIKYNDIVIQKALDPTANLDTLWKTSLLFGFSRPAWSGMMQYVHCGNHPGQSSVAFLPMIDMSSSDPTCIFSTLKFETEHARKHNVTPIITFDQPLWWKALTIIMSEPLGSDLREIVLRPGGFHTEMSFLGCIGNLMAGSGLKELLEMIYAPNAVEHIFTGKAIARAVRAHLLVDAALNTLMLSKALTVPISGMQDTPNESAAAEDEDEDVVSNTPSTADPRQNPDLQEARALYDELINEKKSAEEISAADVLDRIKGHLQQQRDFMKDDRTASLWLQYMDMVDILRMFIKVERTGNWRLHLQALSGMLPYLAASGHNLYAKSARLYLQSMNSLDSEHPDVYRKFEAGFHVVRRSNRMWAGLSTDLVIEQVLMRSVKTSGGLTRGRGMTERQRLTWLLSMPACAEMNRVMLDLTGVSYSTGEQNKDMTKSRQARDMKDTRSLLFSLAERNPFTPHQDLVNIMNGVHADSSVNVENAKEIGQTILESMTGRSPVEFKFKRSNQVITLSTKSSVKTDGEKIQVDPQLLFQRLIIASKSLDDMEAMFQHELCSYPTAQFDSSLMLLQPQKPVLADAIWAKLPSDPAGPTGEVQYVLDGGALLHRIPWPRGFPTYRDICDLYCNYVTRKYGAAIVVFDGYTSSSTKDMTQQRRAGGKTGTTVTFSDDMKVTMKKDHFLSNSSNKQSFINMLSSYLQKRNCQTRHSQADADLLIVQTSVESAIRLNTVLVGDDTDLLILLCYHTELDAFELFFKPEPKANSIKLRVLNMKVLKEKLGQEVCSNMLFIHAILGCDTTSRLYGIDKGVSLKKFFASQHFRDQAQVFNNTSASKEDVVAAGEKELVCVYNGKSDEGLDSLRYRQYCEKVATNTSQFQPQSLPPTSAAARYHSLRVYFQVQQWKGVGETMSAEEWGWKASERLLLPIMTHFTPSTSSPPSNCEMQLLHRLQQP, via the coding sequence ATGATGCAAGCAGCCCGCCCTCGAGTTCTACTTGCACCACTTCAGGTTGGAGTGGCTGTACAGCTTCATCACCATTTTGCATCACGTTTCCTTATTGACTCCCTCCACCGTCATGGATTTTGTTGTTCATATCAAGAAGTGCAGAAGTTTGGACAAAATGCAGCTGTAAATCAAGGAACTGATATTCCCAGCCATACTTCTGAGTTTGTTCAATATGTTGCAGATAATGTTGATCACAACATAAGAACCTTGGACGGCAACGATACGTTCCATGGCATGGGGATCATAGCCGCTGTTACCCCTGGAACAACGCAGAGCCAACTTGTTCCAAGGAGACAAGTTAATGCAGAAGATATTTCCACAGCAGGATGCATCCAAATACAGCACCAGGGCTTAGCAAACCAGGGAAGAGAGATAAAGTACAATGACATAGTTATCCAGAAAGCCCTCGATCCAACAGCCAATCTTGATACTCTATGGAAGACGTCACTCTTATTTGGTTTCTCTCGACCAGCTTGGTCTGGTATGATGCAGTATGTTCATTGTGGTAACCACCCGGGTCAGTCCTCTGTGGCATTCCTCCCAATGATTGACATGAGTTCAAGTGACCCTACTTGCATCTTCTCCACATTGAAGTTTGAAACTGAACATGCACGTAAGCATAACGTAACACCAATTATTACTTTTGATCAACCACTGTGGTGGAAGGCTTTGACAATCATTATGTCTGAACCTCTGGGAAGTGACCTTCGTGAAATAGTCTTGCGTCCTGGTGGATTCCATACTGAGATGAGTTTTCTCGGCTGCATTGGCAATCTCATGGCAGGATCTGGATTAAAAGAGCTTTTAGAGATGATTTATGCACCAAACGCAGTGGAGCACATCTTTACTGGGAAAGCTATCGCTCGAGCAGTGCGTGCACATCTTCTTGTAGATGCAGCTCTTAACACACTCATGCTATCCAAAGCTCTGACAGTTCCCATTTCAGGAATGCAAGATACACCAAATGAGTCAGCGGCAGctgaagatgaagatgaagatgtTGTATCAAATACGCCATCTACTGCAGATCCCAGACAGAATCCTGACCTTCAGGAAGCTCGTGCCCTGTATGATGAGTtaataaacgaaaaaaagtCAGCAGAAGAAATTAGTGCAGCTGATGTTCTAGACAGGATAAAAGGCCATCTCCAACAACAGAGGGATTTCATGAAGGACGACCGCACAGCATCGCTCTGGCTGCAGTATATGGACATGGTAGACATCCTTCGCATGTTCATAAAGGTCGAGCGAACCGGTAATTGGAGACTCCATCTACAAGCTTTGTCAGGGATGCTTCCCTATCTGGCTGCCTCAGGGCACAATCTGTATGCTAAAAGTGCCAGATTGTACTTGCAATCCATGAACAGCCTTGATAGTGAACATCCAGATGTATACAGGAAATTTGAAGCTGGGTTCCATGTAGTTAGAAGAAGCAACCGCATGTGGGCAGGACTCTCGACAGATCTTGTGATTGAACAAGTGCTAATGAGAAGCGTTAAGACAAGTGGTGGTCTTACAAGAGGACGTGGGATGACGGAAAGACAGCGACTGACTTGGTTGCTCTCCATGCCTGCCTGTGCCGAGATGAATCGTGTCATGTTGGACCTCACCGGTGTAAGTTACAGCACAGGCGAGCAGAACAAGGATATGACAAAGTCCAGGCAAGCCCGCGACATGAAGGACACCCGGAGTTTGCTCTTTTCTCTAGCAGAAAGAAACCCTTTCACACCTCATCAAGATCTGGTGAACATCATGAATGGCGTCCATGCTGACAGTTCCGTGAATGTGGAAAATGCTAAAGAGATCGGACAGACCATCTTAGAATCCATGACAGGAAGATCACCTGTGGAATTCAAGTTCAAAAGAAGTAATCAGGTCATCACACTTAGTACAAAGTCATCTGTTAAAACTGATGGAGAGAAGATCCAGGTGGATCCGCAGCTGTTGTTTCAGCGTCTGATTATTGCCAGTAAATCACTGGATGACATGGAAGCCATGTTCCAGCATGAGCTATGTAGCTATCCAACAGCTCAATTTGATTCCTCGTTAATGCTGCTTCAGCCACAAAAGCCAGTACTAGCAGATGCTATCTGGGCCAAGCTGCCTTCCGATCCTGCTGGGCCAACCGGTGAAGTCCAATATGTGTTGGATGGTGGTGCGCTTCTTCATCGGATCCCTTGGCCACGTGGATTCCCTACATATAGGGACATCTGTGATTTGTACTGCAACTACGTGACTCGGAAGTATGGTGCAGCAATTGTTGTCTTTGATGGTTACACTAGCAGTTCCACAAAGGATATGACACAGCAGAGGCGAGCAGGAGGGAAAACAGGGACAACCGTCACATTTTCTGATGATATGAAAGTTACCATGAAGAAAGATCACTTCTTGTCAAATTCAAGCAACAAGCAATCCTTCATCAATATGCTGAGCAGCTATCTGCAGAAGAGAAATTGCCAAACACGTCACTCCCAAGCAGATGCTGATCTCCTCATAGTACAGACATCTGTGGAAAGTGCAATAAGGCTAAACACCGTGCTTGTCGGGGATGACACCGATCTTCTTATCCTATTGTGCTATCACACGGAATTGGATGCATTTGAGTTATTCTTTAAGCCTGAGCCAAAGGCCAATTCGATAAAACTGCGGGTCTTGAACATGAAAGTGCTGAAGGAGAAGCTTGGTCAAGAGGTATGCAGCAACATGTTGTTCATCCATGCAATCCTTGGATGTGATACCACTTCTCGCCTCTATGGTATTGATAAGGGCGTCTCACTGAAGAAGTTCTTCGCCAGCCAGCATTTTCGAGATCAAGCACAAGTGTTCAACAACACATCTGCCTCCAAGGAGGATGTTGTCGCAGCGGGTGAAAAGGAACTGGTTTGTGTTTACAATGGCAAGTCTGACGAAGGACTGGATTCTCTTCGATACCGACAGTACTGCGAAAAGGTAGCCACCAACACTTCGCAATTTCAGCCACAGAGCTTACCTCCTACATCAGCAGCAGCGAGATATCACAGCCTACGTGTGTACTTTCAAGTCCAACAGTGGAAGGGGGTTGGAGAAACCATGTCAGCAGAAGAATGGGGATGGAAGGCCAGTGAAAGATTGCTTCTTCCTATCATGACACACTTTACCCCCAGCACCTCAAGCCCTCCTTCAAATTGTGAGATGCAACTGCTCCACAGACTGCAGCAGCCTTAG